CACAATACCCAATAACATCCATAAAATTCCTAAATACTTTTTTAAAAGATCCATCTCTTAATTTTTTAAACATCGATTCTCTTCTTGTTACTTATATAAAGCACACCTATTAAAAAACTCACGCCGGTAATAATGATGGGATACCACAATCCCTCCAGATATGGCTTATCAAAAGGTAGCTGTTCACCTCTTTCTGCTGCTAGTTCATTGGCCGTTTGTGCTCTTGCCACCAGATAGGTAGCAACGGTTGGCATCAACCCTCCAAAAATACCATTGCCTATATGGTAAGGCAAGGACATCGAAGTATATCGGATCTTCACAGGAAACATTTCCACCAAGAAAGCAGCTATGGGCCCATAAACCATCGTCACGTAAAGCACTTGCAAAAAAATAAGTAGAACCATCAGGCTCATGTTATCTTTCGTTAGTTTGACCGATAAACTCTCACTGGTATAAACCGTATTTCCAGTTTGTGGATCGAGATATTCTTTTCGTACATCGGCTAACTGCGTACCGTCCGCATAAAATCGGTACCTCGTTAGTATCTTTGCCTCGTTTGCGCCAAAATCACCATCTAGCACAGGTTCCGTTTTCTCTGAGGTGTAGCCTTTTGCGGTTATTTCCTTTTTTTGGTCTACATCAGCTATCTGATATAACTTATCATAAATTGGCCGATAAGTAAGTATTGCCAATAACATGCCACTCATCATAATAACCTTTCTACCTACCTTATCAGAAAGCCATCCAAAAAAGATGAACATACCGGTACCTAAAAATATGGCAATACCAACAATGTAATTCGTTTGGTCAAAATCGATATTACAAACTCTTTGTAAAAAAGATAAAGTGTAAAATTGCCCGGTATAAAAAACTACCCCTTGCCCCATGGCTGCGCCAAA
This Olivibacter sp. SDN3 DNA region includes the following protein-coding sequences:
- a CDS encoding MFS transporter; amino-acid sequence: MNENDTSVSRKPGELWKVIGASSLGTLIEWYDFYIFGSLAVIISTKFFPSDNPTAAFLSTLATFAAGFVVRPFGALFFGRLGDIIGRKYTFLTTLLVMGLSTVAIGLIPEYKTIGFVAPILVLILRLLQGLALGGEYGGAATYVSEHAEPHRRGERTSWIQTTASFGLFISLAVILLTRNAMSNEAFLEWGWRVPFLISIFMVIVSYFIRRNMDESPLFKKIKTEGKLSSNPLKESFGNRYNLKFVLLALFGAAMGQGVVFYTGQFYTLSFLQRVCNIDFDQTNYIVGIAIFLGTGMFIFFGWLSDKVGRKVIMMSGMLLAILTYRPIYDKLYQIADVDQKKEITAKGYTSEKTEPVLDGDFGANEAKILTRYRFYADGTQLADVRKEYLDPQTGNTVYTSESLSVKLTKDNMSLMVLLIFLQVLYVTMVYGPIAAFLVEMFPVKIRYTSMSLPYHIGNGIFGGLMPTVATYLVARAQTANELAAERGEQLPFDKPYLEGLWYPIIITGVSFLIGVLYISNKKRIDV